The Terriglobales bacterium genomic interval GAGGCACGTCTTCGCCGGCATGATGGAGTCTACCGATGGTTTCTCATTCGCGCCGAGCCATTCCGGGATGAAGCCGGCATGATCATCCGGTGGTACGGTACCAGCACGGATATCGATGATCGCAAGCGCGCCGAGGAGGAACTGCGGGCGGCGATGTCCGAGCGAGCGCGTCTGGCCGCAGTCCGTGCAGAGATCGGTATGGCTTTGGCACGCAAGGACAATTTGAAAGTGATTTTGGATTTGTGCGCCAGGGCGTTGGTTCGGCATCTGGATGCAGCTTTTGTTCGCATTTGGACTCTGAATGGCAATGGCCGGGAATTGGAGTTGCAAGCCAGTGCGGGAATCTACACCCGGCTGGATGGTCGTTACGGCCGGATACCGTTTGGGAAGTTCAAAATCGGATCCATTGCTCAATCCAGACAACCGCATGTGACCAATGATGTGCAAAATGATCCGCGTGTCGATAATCATGAGTGGGCGAGGACTCAAAAGATGACGTCCTTTGCGGGTTACCCTCTGGTTGTCGAGGACCGGGTCGTGGGTGTTATGGGAATGTTCTCCCGAAAAGCGCTCAACCGGGTCACCATTGACACTCTTTCCTTCATCGCCGACGGCATCGCACAAAGCATCGAGCGCAAACATGCGGAGGACGCCCTGCAAAGAAGCGAGCTTTATCTCGCTGAAGGGCAGCGCCTCGGTCATACGGGCAGCTGGGCTCTGAACCTCTCAGGTTTTTTTGAACATTGGTCTCGGGAGCTGTTTCAAATGTATGGACTCGACGCGCAAAAGGGAGCCCCTACGGTCGAGCAGTATCTGGCCACCGTTCACCCCCAAGACCGCGACTTTATGGTCGAGACTATAAAGAGGATGCATGAGCAGAGCTGCGGTTGCGATGTAAAGAAGCGGATCATTCGACCGGACGGGGCGGTTCGCATTATTCGATGCGTTGGCATTCCAGTCCTCGACAACGGGGTTCTCAAAAGGTTTCTTGGCACTGCCATGGATGTGACCGAGCAAGAGGAATTGACTCAGGAGTTACAGCGCCGTGAAGCCTATTTAGTTGAAGCTCAGAGACTGAGTCATACCGGCAGCTTCGGGTGGAAACCTGAGAGCGGAGAGATTGTCTGGTCAGACGAGACCTATCGCATCTTCGAGTACGACCGCGCGGTCAAGCCAACCATCGATTCAGTAGCACAACGCGTCCACCCGGAGGACCGGGCCGCTTTTCACAAGGTGATCGAGGATGCCTCGGGCGGAGCGACACATTTCGAGCACGGCTATCGCTTGCTGCTGCCTGATGGGAGAATCAAGCACGTCTACGCGATAGCTCAGGCAATAGAGGATACGTCAGGCAACCGCGAGTTTGTAGGAGCGGGGACAGACGTTACCTCAATCAAACGAGCAGAAGAGGAACTGCGGCACCGTGAAGCGGAGCTAAGACAGGTCTTAGACCTTACGCCTCAGCAGGTCGCTGTATTCGGATCCTGGGCTCGCGAAGGCCTGTACGCCAATCGTATCCTGCTCGATTATCTAGGCCTCACTCTCCAAGAGTGGCGGCAGTGTTCTGATCGCAGTCAGTACCTCCATCCTGACGACAGGGAGCGGTTCGACGGTGTGGTTGATCGAATTCTCTCTCATGGCGTTACTGACGAGTTGGAGTTGCGACTTCGCAAAGCGGATGGAACTTACCGCTGGTTCTTATCCCGTTTCAACCCATTGCGCGACGAACAGGGACGGATTACTCGTTGGTATATCGCCTCGACCGACATTGAAGAGCGCAAGCAGGCCGAAGAAAGGACACGGAACGAAAATCTGGCGTTGCGCGAGCAGATCGATCGCGATTCGATGTTCGAGGATATCGTCGGATCTTCGGAAGCACTGCGCAAGGTGCTGCGGCAAATTGCCAAAGTGGCGCCTTCCGATTCCACAGTCTTGATCCTGGGCGAGACCGGCACCGGAAAGGAACTGGTCGCACGCGCGATTCACAAGCGCTCCCATCGCTCCGATCGGGCGTTCATTGGCGTGAATTGTGCGGCAATTCCACCCTCGTTGATCGCTTCCGAACTCTTCGGCCACGAGAAGGGCGCGTTCACCGGCGCGACCCAACGGCGGCTGGGCCGGTTTGAATCGGCAAATGGCGGGACGATTTTTCTGGATGAAGTGGGAGACTTGCCTCCGGAAATCCAGATCGCATTGTTACGGGCGTTGCAGGAACGCGAGATTGAACGCGTGGGCAGCAACAGGGCTATACCCGTGGACGTGCGAGTGCTAGCCGCGACGCATCACGATCTGGACACCCTCGTCGCCGAAGGAAAGTTTCGCCAGGACCTGCTCTACAGACTGAGGGTTGTGCCTATTCGGATGCCTTCGCTGCGGGAACGCGCGGATGACATTTCTGTGCTGGTGGACTACTTTATCGGTCGCTTTGGAAAAAAGACTGGAAAAAAGTTCAGAACCATCGACAAACGAACGATCGAACTGTTCGAAGCCTACCCATGGCCGGGCAACGTGCGTGAATTACAAAACGTGATTGAGAGAGCTGTGATTCTGAGCGAAGGTGACATTTTTTGCGTGGATGAAACATGGCTCAATCGGCAAGCGCCACAATTCGCTGGTCCGCCAGTGGCACTTACTAACGCGCTACAACGGCAGGAAAAGGAAATGATCGAGGCCGCCTTAGCGGAAAGTGGCGGCCGTGTCTCCGGACGAGATGGTGCGGCAATCAAATTGGGTCTCCCAAGACCAACCCTGGACGCGAAAATCAAACGCTTGGGAATCGACAAATATCAGTTCAAACGTCAACCGTCGCCCTGATTCCTGCCTCTCGCAATCCCAGCGCGTTTGCTCACCACACAGCATTTGCTCAAAACCGAGCATTGCTGACGCTTCCAAGTCCTGCCTTTTCAGCTGAGTCTGAATGGACATTGCCTTGCCTTCCCAAAGGTGCACTTGGGAGCCGTGATTTTCATGACGCTAAGGATTGAACGGGCTCGAGCGCGGATTCGGCTGAGTGGGGAGTTTCGGTCCAGGCACCTGGATCAGGTCAAAGCCGAAATCAAGCTTTGCGAATCACCAGCAGTTTTGGATTTGGAGGAAGTAGACCTCATTGACGTCGAAGCTGTTCGTTTTCTCAGTGCGTGTGAAGCGAGAGGCATTTCCGTGTTGCACTGTTCACCTTACATCCGGCAATGGATGTTGCGGGAACCAAGTCGGTCAGAGAACGCCCACACAAGCGGAAGAGGGCAGGCGGCTTTAGACAGTGAAGATTGCGAGCAGGAATAGAGCGGCGGGGCTCCCGAAATTCATCTTCAGTTCGACTGGAGGTTCTCATGAACCCATCCACCACAGCCATCCGTGTGCAGATCGCGAACACGAGACTCAACGAACCCGCCGGCAACTCGCGTGCGACAGGACTAATCCAAGGATGGGTCCATCGGCTTGACGGAAAGCAACGCCGGCGAGAACTGGATATTCGCGAAGAACAGCGTTTTGAGCGCATGCGCATCGCGGGCGAGCTGCACGATACCCTGCTTCAGGGCTTTCTCGGTGCCTCCCTTGTTGTGGGGGTCACGTTGCAACACATGGCTGACGATTCGCCGGCCAGGGCGTCGCTTAGCCGCGCAGTCCAGCTGATGCAGCGCGCCATCGAGGAAGGTCGCGCTGTACTTCAAGGTCTCTGCGCTTCGGGGGTGACCTCCGGCAGCCTGGAACAGGAATTCTCGGATGTGTTGAGAGAGATCGCACCAGCCAGCGGCGTCCAGGCCCGAATACTTGTTACAGGGCAGACAAGAGCCCTGGAACCGGAAATCCAACACCAATTCTACTTAATCGGCCGAGAGGCTCTCATGAACGCTCTTCGCCATTCAAACGCCACTAAAATCGAGGCTGAAGTAGCGTACTTGCGGAATCATTTGCGTGTTGTGATACGGGACAATGGCTGCGGGATCGCCCCGCAGATCGTGCGGTCGGGGCGAGCGTCTCATTGGGGCCTGGTAGGGATGCGCGAGCGGGCCAAAGGGATCGGTGCGGAAGTTCGAATATATAGCAGGCGAGAGGCGGGTACCGAGGTTGAAATTTCTATTCCCAGCGGAATCGCAGCGGCTGCGACAAAACATGGCTGAGATGGCAAGCGCCGCAATCCGCTGGTCCGACGGTGTGGTAGTAGAGGACAACAATGACCGTTGAACGGAACGAATTAGTTTTGAAGAGTTTTATTCAGTTGTCTCCTTGACGCTTTGAACAGCAGATTTGCCGTCGCCCGGGATTGCTCACTAAACAGCATTTGCTCAAAACCGAGCATCGCCGGCACCTCTAAGTTCCACTTTTTCAGCTAATTCTGAGTGGGCATTGTTTTGCATCCCATTGGTGCGCCGGGGGCCGCACTTTCATGACGCTGCAACAGCATCTCGCGCATTCGCTGTTCCGGCTGTGGAACGACACCCGGATTGTGCTCAGGTCAAACGCTAGGAGACTCGCCCGCGCACGCGAGCGCAACCAGTTTGCAAACAACGAGGTGACAGGATGAAAGCAACACAACTTCTTCACGACGAGGGTCAGAGTCTCTGGCTCGACAACATCACTCGCGAGCTGCTGGACAGCGGTACCGTCAAACGATATATCGACGAGCTCTCTATCACCGGACTCACCTCAAATCCCACAATCTTCGACCATGCGATCAAAAACAGTGCGACATATGATTCGGCGATTATTACGAAGTTAAAGAAAGGCACATCGGTTGAAGCGCTCTTCTTCGAGTTGGCCATGGAGGACCTCACCCGCGCCGCAGACCTGTTTCGACCAATTCATGAAAAGACGAACGGGGTGGACGGGTGGGTCTCGCTGGAAGTGTCCCCGCTGCTTGCCTACGACACGGCCAGCACTCTGGCTGCAGCCAAGGAGTTGTTTGCCCGCGCAAATCGTCCCAATTTGTTAATCAAGATTCCGGGCACCAAGCAGGGCCTTCCCGCGATCGAAGAAGCAATTTTTGCCGGCATTCCCATCAACGTTACTCTCTTGTTCTCTCGCGAACACTATCTCGCGGCGGCAGAGGCATTCTTGCGCGGGGTTGAACGGCGCGTTGATGCCGGCCTCAATCCTCTTGTAGGTTCTGTGGCATCCGTGTTTGTCAGCCGCTGGGACGCCGCTGTTGCCAGCAAGGTGCCGGAGAACCTGCGCAACCAGCTTGGCATCGCCATCGCTAAACGCACATACAAGGCGGCCAGTGCGCTTCTTGGTTCGGCGCGCTGGCAGCGGGTTTACAATCTCGGCGGTCGTCCGCAACGTCTGCTGTGGGCGAGCACGGGAACCAAAGATCCCAAAGCCTCCGACATTCTCTACGTCAAGGCCCTGGCTGCCCCATTCACTGTGAACACTATGCCAGAAGCCACGTTGAAAGCTCTGGCCACTCACACTGAATTAGGCGAGTTGCTCCCGACCGACGGCGGAAACTGCGAAGAGGTGCTGGCTCAGTTCGCCAAGGCGGGCGTCGACGTTGATGCTTTGGGTGCGCAGCTTCAAAGCGAAGGAGCCGAATCGTTTGACAGGTCCTGGAATGATCTCATGGCTGTGATTTCTTCTAAGAGCGCCTCGCTTGGCCCAGGCACCACGTTGAAAGCCGCCGGTTAACGCGGGGAAGCACTACCTGGAAACAGGAGACACAGAGACAAAAGGAGCATAACGATGGCATCACACGCTCAAACCCCGACAAGGCCGGCGTTCAAGCGCTCGGCATGGAGCGCGCTCGCGTCGCACTACAACAGTGCCTCGAAGCTACACCTGCGGCAATTGTTTGCGGACGATCCCAAGCGTGGTCAGCGCATGGCGATCGAGGCCGTGGGCTTGTATCTCGATTATTCCAAAAATCGCGTCACCGACGAAACCCTCAAGCTTCTTGTTCAGCTCGCCGAGGAATCGGATTTGCGAGCACGGATCGACGCCATGTTCAGCGGGGAAAAGATCAACATCACGGAGAAGCGCGCGGTTTTGCACGTGGCCCTTCGTGCGCCGAAGGACGCTACTATTCTCGTCGACGGAAAGAACGTCGTCCCTGACGTGCATGCGGTGCTCGAGAAGATGGCCGATTTCTCGAACCGCGTGCGAAGCGGCGCGTGGAAAGGTCATACCGGTAAGCGCATTCGTAACGTCGTGAATATTGGCATTGGCGGCTCCGATCTCGGCCCCGTCATGGCCTATGAAGCACTCAGGCACTATAGCCAGCGCGATATGACCTTCCGGTTTGTTTCCAATATCGATGGCACGGACTTCGCGGAAGCGGTGCGCGACCTCGATCCGGCGGAGACGCTGTTTATTGTCTCTTCAAAAACCTTTACGACACTCGAGACCATGACGAACGCCCACAGCGCCCGCGCGTGGTCACTCGCCGGTCTGGCGGGCGATGAACGGTCGGTTGCAAAGCACTTTGTCGCGGTGTCAACAAACGCGGCGGAAGTAGCGAAGTTCGGGATCGACACCGCCAACATGTTCGGATTCTGGGATTGGGTTGGTGGACGCTATTCGATGGATTCGGCGATCGGACTTTCCACTATGGTCGCGATCGGCGCGGATAACTTCCGCGCCATGCTGGATGGCTTTCACCAGATGGACGAACATTTTCGCGGGGCTCCCTTCGCAGCAAACCTGCCGGTGATCATGGGCCTGCTCTCCGTTTGGTACAACGACTTTTTTGGCGCACAAACGGTCGCTGTTTTGCCCTATGAGCAGTACCTGAAGCGATTCCCGGCCTATCTCCAACAGTTGACGATGGAGAGCAACGGAAAACACGTCACACTCGATGGAGAAGCTGTCGCCCGCGACACTGGTCCTATCTACTGGGGTGAGCCAGGCACGAACGGACAGCACTCGTTTTACCAGTTGATCCATCAAGGGACGCGGCTCATCCCTTGTGATTTTGTCGCATTTGCCAAGCCGTTGAATCCGCTTGGCCGGCATCATGACATGCTGCTGGCCAATGTTTTTGCACAGACCGAAGCGCTGGCCTTCGGTAAGACACCCGAGCAGGTGAAGGCGGAAGGCACGCCGGACTGGCTGGTTCCGCACCGAGTCTTCGAAGGTAACCGTCCCTCGAACACGATTCTGGCCGAGACCCTTACTCCAGAAACACTGGGCAAACTGGTGGCCCTTTACGAGCACTCCGTGTTCACGCAAGGTGTCCTTTGGAACATTGACTCATTCGATCAGTGGGGGGTTGAGCTCGGCAAAGTTCTCGCCCAGCGCATCATTCCAGAACTCGAGAATCCGGCCGAGCCTGTGCTGAATCACGACAGCTCAACCAATACTCTAATCCGGCGTTACCGCAAACTTAAGGAGTAGCAATGACGACAATTGGGACTCTCAAAAACACGAGCACGGCTCCGCTACGCGATATCTTGACACGGTTGGAAACGGAAGGCGCTGCCCTCGGCCATTTCAATGTTGCCGACCAGGTGTTGCTGAAAGCGGTGATCGCAGCCGGAGCTGAGACCAAACTTCCGATACTCGTCGGCGCCTCCGAAGGAGAGCGTGAGTTCTTTGGTGCGCGCCAGCTTGCCGCTCTGGTGAAAAGCGAACGCGAGGAATCCGACTTTCCAATTTTTTTGAACGCGGACCATACGCATTCACTCGCAAAGGCAGTGGACGCTGCAAATGCTGGGTTTGATGCCGTAGTGATAGATTTTTCCGCTTTGCCCTTCGATCAGAATGTGGCCCGCACGAAGGAAGCGGTTGAAGCGATCAAGGGCATCAACCCCGCAATCGTAGCTGAAGGAGAGATCGGCAACATTGGCACCGGCTCCGAAATCCACGAAACCGCTCAGGGCGACAGAACGCTCAGCACGCCGGAAGAGGCGCGGCAATTCGTCGCGGCCACCGGAATTGACGTCCTTGCTCCGGCAGTTGGCAACATGCACGGCATGCTTAAGAGTATGGTGCAGGGAAAAACGAAGAAGCGCCTGAATATCGAAAGAATTGCGCAAATCAAGCAGGCCGCCGGCGTCTTTCTCACCCTACACGGCGGGTCGGGAACTGATGATGAAGACTTCCGCAGGGCAATCAGGGCGGGAATCAACATCATCCACATCAATACCGAACTGCGGGTTGCGTGGAGGGAATCACTGCAAGAGAGCCTGGCCCGAGACCCCAACGAAGTTGTACCCTACAGGATTTTGCGGCCGGTCGTAGATTCTGTGAAGCAGGTTGTCACCTCGCGCTTGCGGCTGTTCCATGGTCAACCGGTCAGCCCTGATGTCGCTGGAAGCGTTGCGTGAGCAGCCTTGAGATTGCAAGCCTCTGTCGCGAATGTGCGGACACTTTCGATCAGACGAACACCTGGGGACACGCGTGAGGTTGAACGAGTGACACCGATGGGAGGCTGGAGCAATCCAACCAGCCATGAAGCGTCCGCGGTAAGCAAGGCAGCGTAAGAAACAAGGCGATTAGCTTTGGAGTCCACAGTGCCGAGGGGAGTCTTTATGAAAATTGATGTCTATAGCAATGCTGACGCGGTTGCCCAGAAAGCTGCTGCACTCGTGGCGGCGGAGGCGAGAGCTGCGGTCGCTGCTCGCGGCACTTTTGTCATGGCCGTCAGTGGCGGGCACACGCCATGGCAGATGCTGCGTGCTCTCGCGGGTGAAGACGTGCCCTGGGACGCGGTGCAGGTGGTGCAGGTGGATGAGAGAGTCGCACCTGCGGGAGACGCGGACAGAAATCTCACGCACTTACGTGAGAGCCTTCTCGAGCATGCGCCTTTGCGCGCGGAGCAGATCCACGCAATGCCGGTTGAATCCGCAAACCTGGAGGCGGCATGTGCGGAATATGCGCTGACCTTAAAGACGCTCGCCGGATCGCCACCCGTGCTTGACCTCGTTCACTTAGGACTCGGGCCCGACGGCCATACGGCTTCGCTAGTACCTGGAGACCCGGTGCTGGAGGTCAATGATGCAGATGTCGCGCTCACTGGAATCTACCAAGGGAGGCGGCGCATGACGCTGACCTATCCAATTCTCAATCGCTCCCGCCGGGTGCTGTGGCTCGTGACCGGAAGCGAAAAGGCGGGGATGCTTCCCCGATTACGTGCCGGCGATGCTCAGATTCCGGCCGGCAGGGTTCGCGCGGATAACGCGCTGGTATTGGCGGATCGCGCGGCAGCCGGGCAACGGGATATGGATTCGACGGCGGAAGTGGCTTGAGTGGAATGCGCTGAACTGGAGCGAGGACCATCGGCGTGTCGGAGGAGAGGCCAGGGTGATAGCGGCCCCGGCATTGTGCGGTAATTGAAAAATGACGGTAATGGGTAGGGGCGCATCGACGAAATGGTACGAAGCACAGCCGGGAGACGGCCTCGCCGAGTCAATCCGCCTGGCCGAGGATAGTCGTCGTGAGAAGAACTGGAAGCGGTGGGGACCGTATCTTCCGGAACGCCAGTGGGGCACGGTGCGCGAAGATTACTCCGCTAACGGTGACTCCTGGAACTATTTTCCTCACGAGCACGCGCGCAGCCGCGCTTACCGCTGGGGCGAAGATGGGCTCTTAGGATGGTGCGACCGCGAGTGCCGCCTCTGTTTCGCCGTCGCTCTTTGGAATGGCAAGGATCCCATCCTCAAGGAACGCCTGTTCGGCCTGACTAACAGCGAGGGTAACCACGGTGAGGATGTCAAGGAATGTTATTTCTACCTTGATGGAACTCCTACCCACTCGTACCAGAAGGCGCTTTATAAATATCCGCAGGCCGAGTTTCCTTACGCCCGATTGGTCGCGGAGAACCATAACCGCGGTTCCCAGGATCCGGAGTTCGAGCTACTGGATACCGGCATCTTCGATGAAAACCGCTATTTCGATGTTTTCGTCGAATATGCCAAAGGCGGACCAGACGATACTCTCATCCGCATTACTGCCTGCAATCGCGGACCTGAGCCAGCCGTCCTTCACCTGCTACCCACTCTATGGTTCCGCAACGTGTGGTCATGGGGTCGTGCGGGTGAGGATTTCCAAGGCCAACCCCGCCTTCGCTGCCTGAGCCTCAACACTCTCGAAGCTGAGCACGCGTCGCTCGGGCGCATGTTACTGGTCGCCGGCCCGGGTTTTTCGGGCCATGATCCAGTCCTCCTTTTTACGGATAACGAAACCAATCTCGCCAGGCTTTTTGGCGCCCCGAATCCCACTCCATTTGTGAAGGATGCATTCCACGAATATGTCATCCGAGGGCACCACGAACTCGTGAACCACGAAGGCTGGGGTACGAAAGCTGCTGTTCACTACCACGGCGAGGTCCCCCCGGGCGCCGAGTTCCGTGTCGATCTGCGCCTCTACTTCGCAGACCAAGGGCCGATGCAGCCTTTAGGCCAGCCTTTCGATGAGATGTTCGATCTTCGTATTCGTGAGGCCGACGAGTTCTACGCTGCCAAGCTTGTCAACACCAGCGCTGGCGAGAGTGCGCGCGTCGCTCGCCAGGCTTATGCCGGCCTGTTGTGGTCCAAGCAGTTCTACGAATATGTTATTTCTGACTGGCTGGCCGGCGACCCCAAGCAACCGGCGCCTCCTGCCGAACCCAGCCAACGTCGAAACAGTCGATGGCAGCACCTGCACTGTCGCGATGTCCTTTCGGTTCCGGATAAGTGGGAATTCCCTTGGTTTGCTGCGTGGGACCTGGCCTTTCATCTGGTGACCCTGGCGGAGATAGATCTTGAACTGGCCAAGCAACAGGCGATCTTGTTCCTGCGCGAGTGGTACATGCATCCAAACGGGCAACTTCCTGCCTACGAGTACGCGTTTGACGATGTCAATCCACCAGTCCACGCGTGGGCCTGCTGGCGGATTTATAAGATGACTGGCTCTGGCCAGCAACGCGATCATCTCTTTCTTGAGCGCGCTCTACAGAAGCTCCTGCTTAACTTCACCTGGTGGGTCAACTGTGAAGACCATACAGGAAAGAGTCTTTTCTCCGGTGGCTTTCTCGGGCTGGATAACATCGGCATCTTTGACCGCTCCGCGGCTCTACCGCCAGGTGTCACTTATGCCCAGGCCGACGGCACCGCATGGATGGCCTTCTACTGCCTCACCATGCTCGCCATGTCGCTCGAATTGGCACTTCACAATCCAGCGTACGAGGACATTGCTTCCAAGTTCTTCGAACACTTTGTCGCCATCGCTGATGCTACAAACAATTTTCGCGGGACCGGGCTGTGGGACGCAGCGGATGGCTTCTACTACGACGGCCTCGACATTGGCGGCCAGGGGCTGCGAATTCGGGCCCGTTCCATGGTCGGTCTGGTTCCGCTTTTCGCCGTTGCGGTTCTGGACGACAGAGTCATCGACCAGTTGAGCGGCTTCAAGCAGCGCCTGAACTGGTTCCTCAAGAACCGGCCCGATCTCGGAGACCAGATCGCCTATGCGACACCTGGAGAAGACCACGGCCGGGGGCGCAGATTGCTCGCCATTCCGTCGCGCCAACGGCTGGAACGCGTGCTGCAATACGTCTTCGACGAGCACGAATTCCTGTCGCCTTATGGAATCAGGTCTCTTTCGGCGGTTCATCGCGAGCATCCCTTGATCATGCACACTGCCAACGCCGAGCTCCGCGTTGATTACACTCCGGGAGAATCCACCACTTCTATTTTTGGTGGCAACTCGAATTGGCGCGGCCCGGTGTGGTTTCCAGTCAACTATCTGCTGGTCGAAGCCCTTCAACGGTACCACCATTTTTATGGTGACAGTCTTACTGTGGAAGTCCCTGCCGGCTCCGGCATCCGAATGAATCTCGCTCAAGCTGCGTCCGAGCTTTCCGGGCGCCTGGTTCAGCTCTTCCTTCCCGACCGCCACGGCTATCGCCCATGCCACGGCGGGCAGGCGCGCTTTGCCACCGACCCGCATTGGCGCGACCTCATCCTCTTCAATGAATACTTCCACGGAGACACCGGCCGGGGATGCGGTGCCAGCCACCAGACCGGGTGGACCGCGTTGGTCGCCCGGCTTCTCCGGGAATTCGGTTCTGGTCGCTCGCTCTCAGTTGCTGAAGCGATGCAATCTGCTATGGCAGGGGCAACCTGAAGATCGGTGAACATATGCCAAGGAGGCAGTCATGAGTACCGCGCTAGCCATTGTTGACAATTTGAGCCCTGCACAGCTCGATCAGCTATGCGTCAACACGATTCGCACGCTCTCAATGGATGCTGTGCAGCAGGCCAACTCGGGACATCCCGGCACGCCCATGGCACTTGCGCCGCTCGTATATACGATCTGGAATCGCGTTCTCCGCTTCGATCCACAGAATCCGATCTGGCCCAACCGTGATCGTTTCGTACTGTCAAATGGTCATGCGTCGATGTTGCTGTGGTCTGTTCTCCATCTCACTGATGTCCAGGCTCTCAATGAGAACTATGAGACGGTGGGCAAGGCTTCGGTTACGCTCGACGATATCCGTCGTTTCCGCCAGCTTGACAGCAAGGCTCCGGGCCACCCCGAATACCATTGGGTGTCCGGTGTGGAGACCACGACCGGTCCCCTCGGTCAGGGTGTAGCCACAAGCGTTGGCATGGCGATCGCAGAGAAGTGGCTCGCCCAGCACTTCAACCGCCCAGGCTTTGAGATCTTCGACTACAACATTTATGCCGTTTGCGGCGATGGCTGCTTGATGGAGGGCGTTTCGTCAGAAGCTGCATCGCTGGCCGGGCACCTCGGCCTCGACAATCTCTGCTGGGTCTACGATAACAATCACATCACGATCGAAGGCAGCACGCGCCTGGCGTTCACTGAGGACGTGGAGACACGATTCCTGGGGTACGGGTGGAACGTCCTGCGCGTCGGCGATGCCAATGATCTCGAGCGCATTGAAAACGCCCTCGGCATTTTCCGGAAGACGAAGGGTCGTCCGACATTCATTGTTCTGGACAGCCATATCGGGTACGGTGCGCCACACAAGCAGGACACTGCCGCTGCTCACGGAGAGCCGCTGGGAGATGAGGAGATCCGGCTGGCCAAACGCAGCTACGGGTGGCCCGAGCAGGCAAAGTTTTTCGTTCCCGAAGGAGTGTACGAGCACTTCGCAGCAGGCATTGGCACCCGCGGCGCCGATACCCGGCGCCAGTGGCTGCAGCTTTTCGACGCCTACCGGGCGAAGTACCCTGACCTGGCCACAGAAATCGACCTGCTGCAGCGGCGCGAGCTTCCAGCAGGGTGGGATCGTAACCTTCCTGTATTTCCGGCCGACCCGAAAGGACTTGCGGGCCGGGATGCCTCGAGCAAGGTGTTAAACGTACTTGCA includes:
- a CDS encoding sigma 54-interacting transcriptional regulator, whose protein sequence is MLPDRRCAHPHQEEHHRRDSAFARSDVAPDEAVTATNINDLKPREPKLRPDLDEEELRQIVDLIPQHIVVLDSSGTAIFANQQVLEYTGLSLDQVRAGNFRERAFHPEDVERLGEERQKALCGTAPFENEQRVLGKDGKYRWFLIRYNPLLDESRKAVRWYCAATEITERKQAEENLRRVIDTIPTLAWSNLPDGTNEFLNKNWHEYTGLSPEESHGWGWQIAFYPEDLPPLMEKWKGMLVSGEPGEIEARLRRHDGVYRWFLIRAEPFRDEAGMIIRWYGTSTDIDDRKRAEEELRAAMSERARLAAVRAEIGMALARKDNLKVILDLCARALVRHLDAAFVRIWTLNGNGRELELQASAGIYTRLDGRYGRIPFGKFKIGSIAQSRQPHVTNDVQNDPRVDNHEWARTQKMTSFAGYPLVVEDRVVGVMGMFSRKALNRVTIDTLSFIADGIAQSIERKHAEDALQRSELYLAEGQRLGHTGSWALNLSGFFEHWSRELFQMYGLDAQKGAPTVEQYLATVHPQDRDFMVETIKRMHEQSCGCDVKKRIIRPDGAVRIIRCVGIPVLDNGVLKRFLGTAMDVTEQEELTQELQRREAYLVEAQRLSHTGSFGWKPESGEIVWSDETYRIFEYDRAVKPTIDSVAQRVHPEDRAAFHKVIEDASGGATHFEHGYRLLLPDGRIKHVYAIAQAIEDTSGNREFVGAGTDVTSIKRAEEELRHREAELRQVLDLTPQQVAVFGSWAREGLYANRILLDYLGLTLQEWRQCSDRSQYLHPDDRERFDGVVDRILSHGVTDELELRLRKADGTYRWFLSRFNPLRDEQGRITRWYIASTDIEERKQAEERTRNENLALREQIDRDSMFEDIVGSSEALRKVLRQIAKVAPSDSTVLILGETGTGKELVARAIHKRSHRSDRAFIGVNCAAIPPSLIASELFGHEKGAFTGATQRRLGRFESANGGTIFLDEVGDLPPEIQIALLRALQEREIERVGSNRAIPVDVRVLAATHHDLDTLVAEGKFRQDLLYRLRVVPIRMPSLRERADDISVLVDYFIGRFGKKTGKKFRTIDKRTIELFEAYPWPGNVRELQNVIERAVILSEGDIFCVDETWLNRQAPQFAGPPVALTNALQRQEKEMIEAALAESGGRVSGRDGAAIKLGLPRPTLDAKIKRLGIDKYQFKRQPSP
- the tal gene encoding transaldolase codes for the protein MKATQLLHDEGQSLWLDNITRELLDSGTVKRYIDELSITGLTSNPTIFDHAIKNSATYDSAIITKLKKGTSVEALFFELAMEDLTRAADLFRPIHEKTNGVDGWVSLEVSPLLAYDTASTLAAAKELFARANRPNLLIKIPGTKQGLPAIEEAIFAGIPINVTLLFSREHYLAAAEAFLRGVERRVDAGLNPLVGSVASVFVSRWDAAVASKVPENLRNQLGIAIAKRTYKAASALLGSARWQRVYNLGGRPQRLLWASTGTKDPKASDILYVKALAAPFTVNTMPEATLKALATHTELGELLPTDGGNCEEVLAQFAKAGVDVDALGAQLQSEGAESFDRSWNDLMAVISSKSASLGPGTTLKAAG
- the pgi gene encoding glucose-6-phosphate isomerase; amino-acid sequence: MASHAQTPTRPAFKRSAWSALASHYNSASKLHLRQLFADDPKRGQRMAIEAVGLYLDYSKNRVTDETLKLLVQLAEESDLRARIDAMFSGEKINITEKRAVLHVALRAPKDATILVDGKNVVPDVHAVLEKMADFSNRVRSGAWKGHTGKRIRNVVNIGIGGSDLGPVMAYEALRHYSQRDMTFRFVSNIDGTDFAEAVRDLDPAETLFIVSSKTFTTLETMTNAHSARAWSLAGLAGDERSVAKHFVAVSTNAAEVAKFGIDTANMFGFWDWVGGRYSMDSAIGLSTMVAIGADNFRAMLDGFHQMDEHFRGAPFAANLPVIMGLLSVWYNDFFGAQTVAVLPYEQYLKRFPAYLQQLTMESNGKHVTLDGEAVARDTGPIYWGEPGTNGQHSFYQLIHQGTRLIPCDFVAFAKPLNPLGRHHDMLLANVFAQTEALAFGKTPEQVKAEGTPDWLVPHRVFEGNRPSNTILAETLTPETLGKLVALYEHSVFTQGVLWNIDSFDQWGVELGKVLAQRIIPELENPAEPVLNHDSSTNTLIRRYRKLKE
- a CDS encoding class II fructose-bisphosphate aldolase — its product is MTTIGTLKNTSTAPLRDILTRLETEGAALGHFNVADQVLLKAVIAAGAETKLPILVGASEGEREFFGARQLAALVKSEREESDFPIFLNADHTHSLAKAVDAANAGFDAVVIDFSALPFDQNVARTKEAVEAIKGINPAIVAEGEIGNIGTGSEIHETAQGDRTLSTPEEARQFVAATGIDVLAPAVGNMHGMLKSMVQGKTKKRLNIERIAQIKQAAGVFLTLHGGSGTDDEDFRRAIRAGINIIHINTELRVAWRESLQESLARDPNEVVPYRILRPVVDSVKQVVTSRLRLFHGQPVSPDVAGSVA